The DNA window TCACGAAGCCGCCCGTCTGACGCTCAGGTCTTacgcagaggaggaggaggagcaggggaaggtggaggagaaggtttTGGAGGGCGACGGCGCGTTGATAGAAGACAAGGCAGCTCTTGCAGGACTGAGCCGCAGGCAGCAGAACGCGCTGCAGGTACGATACGGACAGAAGACCATCCTGCACAGAGTGATGGAGCTCACCAAGTCGTGAGTTCAGCTCAGGGAATTTTATAACGCCAGTGTGCAACGTCTTTCACCCAAACggtcaataaaatgtttttttgttgaaaatgtgtttgtgttcaaagTGCACGCGGGGTTTAACAAGTGTGTAAAATGAATCGTAGCGTAGTCAaacaggtgtcaaacacacggcCCCCAGCATGAATTCGCAAAGTGTGTCAATTGCATAgtagactatttttttttaaatcaaaataatgGCAACATCTCTAATTTGTCGACTGTTTTAGGATGGTCTAGTAAATTTAACCATCTCCTaatttccttgttcttctttgcactaaaactaatTGGAAAATAATCTATAGTGGTTGTTACTTAGAGGTTATATAGAGGGGTATgaatgtgacatcacagcaagcagaagtctccatggttacagccaatgagtggcaaaaagtgagcatggagattagcagcattagtttgaatcataggctttcaTAGTGTCTAAAttgcaaaaataatttaaaaaatggggaagagctgttgtgcgattgactgaatcaacagatttgaaaagcagtcagatatatttttacagatatccacatgggctgtatgtggcctcTGGCGTAGTCTACAACTAGAAATAGTCAAAGTGTACATTCATGgcaaaactttattaaaaaggTCTTTCTGTACTGCAAATTAAGTGGTATTGCCCATTTTTCCCCCTGAATACACTTAACTTTCGGTATCTGAcagttatttacaatttactgaATGATGTGTGCCTAATAATCTTCGCGCAAGTGAAATGACCATATCACCACCACAGTGGCTGTAAAGTGACTTTGAGAAACCGTTGGAATTTTACTGTGACGTAATTTTATGTGACACATTTTAGAGTTTTAAGAATCCATCTCTTGTCCCAATCACTTCCTGgatcttttatttttggtaataaaaataaaggtagTAAACATGTGACACTtgactaaatgtttttttttgttaatatgcAAACTGCTGTTAATCCAGTCAAATATTTGGAGGTAAATTTGTAAGAGTGTAAAGTAGTGTCACCAGATAACCAGTGCAGATGATGGTgacactgaactgaattaaattaaattaaattaaatcaaatcagaacCCTTTATTCTTTTCTAGGGGGTCCTAACAGATCATTAGGCCATGTACACTAACTGAGAATGATTGAAGAATGTGCATTTTATTGTCAGCCAACGTGTAAATCTAAAACTCAGACCTGGTTAGTTGCCACCGTCGCCATCATGCCTTGTAATGCTGAAAGAACACAGATGCGGCTGCAGTTTGAATGCTTTATTTCCTGTATGTATGCATACTGCAGTTAAGTAGCAAGAACTAAAGGCAAACTAGAAAGGActacaaaatacaacacatggaccaatacatttacaaaacattcaaaatgttACAAAATGGGCTGTATTGGTCCTTCTATTGTTCTTAAATTTGGGTCTTTATACAAATTGTCAAGATAACAATGTTGCCATCATTTTGCACAATTTTACAAGTGCCAGGGAGAGACTTCCAGAGCCACTTTCAAATGGGCAACCCATCAGAAAACGGTCTCTGACACCAGGAGCAGaacccctcccaccccacctGGGAGACTTAACTACATCTTTCTGTCCCACTTGGGGATAAAAAGAACTCAAATGAAAGTAGcaggcagctttttttctatCATTCAGCCTctgaaagcaacaaaaaaaaaaaagaaaaaagaaaacaaaagatttgTGTGGGAGGGAAGCAAACTTTGGTAGTGAGTGAAAATATGTTTAGATGTCTTTACACGTCAGGATACATTTTTATCGACATGTGCACCGCTCTCCACGTGTCTACTTCCCtgttctccctttttttcccccaatatTTACATCAAAGAGTCAAAAAAGTATATTAAACAGCATGTCACAATTCAACCTCCATCTCAATTCAGCCCCAAAGGGGTAAACAAAAATCTAACTCTTTAGATCCATGAGCAGTAGTCCTTTCATCTGCATTTCAAAATGACTGCTTGCCAGTTTATCCAGTGCCAACAAGagggagaggtgtgtgtgtggtggtggggggggggtgagtcAAGGCCACGGCATCTTTCCCGAGAGCTACGAGCTGGCTGGTGCACAGGCTAGCTGGCACCGGTGCCCTCCATCACCTGCTGGGCCTGTTTCTGCCCCATGCAGCACTGAGCTACTGACTGGAACAGcctgaggacagacaggagggaAAGGTGTCAACATCTGTTTAACAGAACTACTAGAATACAAAACGACGCGTCATCATTGTCCTGGAATTCTCCCTGAAGCAGAAAAACGCAAGCATCGCTTTAATGAGACAAACAAGCATTAACGGGGAACCTACTTTTCAATCTCAGGGGCACAGTGCACAAAGTCGTGGCTCCAGAACTTGAAGGCAGGGTTCTTGATCAGCTCGATGAAGGTGATGAGGAGACCCCACGGGTGAGGCCTGTTCACTATCAGCCTCTCCAGCAGAACcctggaaggagaaggaggaagctTTAACTGACGGCACTTGTATCAACTTCACCTCGTAAAAGTCGCAGCGAGCTCGGATGAAACCGCCTCACCTGGTGATCTGCTCCTGGATGGCCTCGGTGTTGGCCTCAGCAAACAGATACAGCATGGTGCAGCTGAAGTAGTGAGTGTGGCTGTTGGGGTAGCGGAGCTGATTGGCAATTGCATTCAAGAACAGGTAACGCCCTGGAAAGACATGAAGACATATACTCGATTAGAGGGTTAGAGCAGATGTTGAATGTTTGAATGGTATTCAGGGCAACGCTATAAAGATGCAACATGAAGGTTTCTACAGGTTTTTCAGTAGTTATTGTTAAATTAACACGTGCACATCTACAAAGTAGTCAAGGACAATACATGAGACGTTAAACTGTCTAGATGTCCTGGGAGGTTTTTACTCAGTAGAAACCTTTCCTCATTGTTTTTGATAGGAGCTAGTGGTGTTAATGCTCCTGTCTTACCCTCAGTGTCCAGGTCCACAGCCAGGTTCTGGAAAATGTCCATGTGTGCAGAGTGTGTGATGGTGCTCATAGAGGGGGTGCTGCCCTTGTTGTGGATGTGAGCAATTGCCTGTGTGCCTACATACAACACCAGAGCATTGATCAACTGGATGTTGTAGCGGTTTCCTGGTTCATTAGACAcctggagaaggaaaagagatcaaattaacaaaaaataagttGTTGTGTCTTTATTATACTACACAATAACAGAAGGGCACTGGTTGTACCTGCAGGTTACTGCGCAGCTCAGACAGGAAAGTGACAGGTGAGCGTGTCTTCAGATATGAATCCAGATCCTTCTTGAACTGCGAAGGCATGACGCCTGTGAAGTTGGTGAGGATCCGGGGAGCAATGTTGATCTCACTCAGCATGTCCACCTGCGGCAAAGGTCAGACTTATTGCAACGTCTTCAATAGGAAGCAACTGGCACTACACCAGTGTAGGCAGAGCGACAACGAACAACGCTCTGAGCGTGTCTACCTTCAGATTGGGCGTGAAAGGGTCGGGGAGCCTCATGTTGCGTGGAAAGGCACTGAGGATGAGGTTGCGGAGCTGGATGCAGTTGGGTGGGATAACATCACAGAAGCCATAATGGTAATCACACAGGAACTCTGGGAAGTCGTGCAGCAGGACCAGCAGCACTCGCAGTGTGCCCTTAACAGCCAGTACagaaaaaagcaacagaaaagcAAGGttagttcatttttttccaacttagattttcattttgtaaaataaaccCCTTCTCACCAATATTAACTCTTCATTAAGTTATGATACCCACACggtttgattaaaataaagattCACAATGAATTATTGACGTTAATAAGTTTGAATTTAATCATATAAGAGAAATATTAGTGCATAATCACCTTGTAGAGAATTTGCATAGGTTTGTTGAGCTCTACATTCCTCAGGAACGGGGCCAAGTACTTGAAGAGATCAATCAGCAGCTGTGCATACATGGGCCAACCCTGGATGAcgataaacaaacacaataaacaactCCAACATCTGTCTATGAGCAAGagtgaatttcattgttttatagtTGCTGAATACCTTctgctgtggtgtgtgtgcgaGCATCCTGGCAATGAAGATGCGATGGGAGATGAGCTCCAGCCAAGCGTACACAAAGCCAGGCGCCTTGGTGGGTCTCAGAATGTGAAAGGTATTGCTGCAGATAaatcacacagacaaaagtaTTTAAAACCCATCCTCGCTTTGAGGCACAAAGACGAGCCTCCTCCATTGTGCAACTAAGCCGACGTGAGACTAAATGATGCCATACCAGAAGGCAGTGAGTGTCTGGAAGTTAATGGTCTCGAGGACGTGTTCGGGAGCATTgagctccaacagcagcatGATGAAAATGCGGTGGTATGGCAGCTGTTGGAATTCAGTCTGACGGACATCATGGTCCTGGATTAACACTCCAACTACGATACCCAGCACCTACAAGAACACAAtcgcatttaaacaaattaccTCCTGTTTTGCCACACAGTGGCACCAACTTTATGTCTCTTATCACGATCGACACACTCTTTATCTACCTTGTTGAGGAGGTTGATCTTTGTCACTGTGTTGGTGGCCTCTCCAGAGTGTTTGACCAGCAGTGCTATGAGCCTGACAAAGGCATCCAGGTTGTGGTAGCACTTGGCTCTGATGATGGCCGCACTGGCTGCTgggttgtgctgttgttcagcCTGTGCCCGATAGCTTATCTccacacacatttctgtgcaTAGCCGGAAGAACCGAGTGATCAGGTCATCCGTCTTCAGGATGCCCTGCTGGTGCATctggaaaaagaacaaagaaacgATGTGAGCAACAATTGCGCATAGTTTTGTTCAGTTAAACCTGGCTGATAAGTGATTTAAAAGTGTTTACCTGGCCAACAAAGGCAGAGAAAGCCTTTGTGCTATCCCTGCCAGCAGCAGCTGAGTGATACAAGTTGACCCATTCCCTCAGGAGGTACTCTGCCTTCTCCCTCAGGCCTGGAGGATCATCATATTCTGAAGCCTGGGAAATCCCAGAGTGCATCATGAAGTTAGGTCCACCGTGGGCCCGGTCAATCATGGCTTCATAGTTGGAGCGTACAACATCCATCAGCTGGGGAAGCCtgtggatgaggaggaacaTTGCACAGTCAGTTTTCAAATCAAAGCTAAGGGTAGCaacttttacaaaaataaataaataaactactgGTAGAACAACCCAAGGATTTTAGTAAAATTAAACTGTTTCAAAATTGTAGTGCTTCTTTACCCCTCAGGTGCGTTGGCTCTGGAGTGTGCACAGGTTCTCATTAAAGTCTCAATTGTGTGGAAGAGGTCAGCTTCTGTGACATGGCTCACACTGCGTTCATCtaccagcagcagcttcaccaGCTGCATGGCAAATGCAACTGCCATGTAGTGCAATCCATTTTCCATGGACTGAAGGAAAACCAAAATCAAGTTAATGAACGGAAACTGAAATTTTGCAAGATCAGACAAAAGTTGTAACAAAATGACTATGAACACAATTGTTTGTCATATTGAAAGTGGATGCCTTGAACCTAACGtcataaactaaaatataagaGTGAAAATGAACCAGTAACACTCGGTACCTGTGCCAGGTGCAGGTCATACTGCTGCATATTCACGAGATTGTTCCTGATCAGAAGCTCCACTGCCTCCACGTTGTATTTATATTCATCACGGCATTCGATCAGACACCTGTCAACACGAACACAACAAGCAAGTCAGACACACTAAATTTGACATGACCAAGAGAATTAATTGCTTTTTGCCTCAAGAAACTCTGTGATGTTAAAAGTATTAAGAGTCAAGTCAGAAATGCTGCAGAGGTATAATGTTCTTCATGAAAGCGACTGAAGACAGCATTTTAAGTATTCAATGCAAACGTACGCACCTGGTAATCTGCTTATTGCACCACTGTGGTCCATAGGCACGTCCATCCTGAAGGGCTTTAagcaccagcaggtggcactcCCTGTACCGAAGCAGCAAGTCAGCATCAGCTCCACTGGTAGCATCCAGAAGACCCTCCACAGCCTGGAAAGAAAGAGACGCATTGATTCTAAAAGTCCTGCACACACTGTGATGGgggtcaacaacaacaaagaaataaaatgtgacatttagcAGTGAAAGTTAACAAGTCTACCTTCTGCAGGAGGCCGAGTGCAGCAATGCCATCCCTCGAGTTTCTAGCCAAAGCCACAGCTTCCAGGAGGCTACGCAGGGCCTGGGTCAGGGGATTCATAGCGAGGGCTGGAGGGATAGCATGAAGATGCTGCTCCAAGTCTGCCATGCACTTATCATAGATCTGAGCCACGTCATCTGTGGCCCATGCCTGTTGCTGAGATAcgggaaatgaatgaaagcaagTGAGTTACATGGATCTTGTGGATCTGTTGACATGGatcacaaacacataaaatggatcacaaataataataataataaattattattattaatcactatgcatttacatttaggttttgttttggtAATCACAAGAAATAAAATTACCTTCATGGGCTGAGCCAAGAAGCCAGTGGGCTGGGAGAGATCATTGCTTGGCAAGAAACCTGGAACATTCCTGGCAAACTCCTCATATACAGCCAGCTGCTTAGGGTCCACTCCTCCCACCTGCatcaatacacaaatacattaaTACACTGATGCAGTAACTAAGGCAAGATTTCATCACGACTTGTTTTCAACCGCAACCAACACTCTTTGGATTATAACTATTATAACTTTCTTCTTATGTCTGGGCCAAATCATACCTTAAGCCTGATCTGCTCAGGCATACGTTCAGCCTGGTAAGTCAGCACAACTGGATCACAATAGCGACGTCCCTCTTGGCGTGCATGCTTCCTCAGCTCAAACTCCTTCaagaacagagacacaaatgtgAGTGGTACTTGTAAACAGTAGAAACGCTTAACTGTGAGTACATCTGCCGAGCAATCCATTTACTGCACTCTGCAAAAGTGATTTCGTGCTGTGGCGACACTCGCCATAGTTGATGCAtcttaaatacatttatagACACAGCCTTTGAGCCAGGCTTCTTATAACTCTCACCGTGGCTAGTCTCTTATCCATTTCAGGGCCAGCCTTCTCCACGGCAGTTTTCTGAATGAAGCAGCAAGCCAATTCACAGTTATCTTGAGCAATCCTGGCTGCGGCTTCTTCCATCATTTCCCTCTGTTGGGGAGTTGGTGCCTGGAGTAAAAGTAACAAGTTAGAAAAGCAGTGACACAACTATCAGATACATTTATGTGTGTAGGAGAAGAACGGAGCCACGTTTTGGTTTACTATGATATTCTCTCCTTTCTTGTATACAAAAGTATTAGCCCTTATTGCTTCAGCTTACCCTAAGTGCTGCAGCAAAGCTGTTCTTAAGGTTGGTGGCAATGCTCATGAGCAGGGGCTCGCGGCAGGTGATCATGGCCATGCCAGCAGTCAAGTTCCTCATCATATGGTGGGCAGCCACGCGCATGCGGGATTCCTCCGAATCCAGGGCGAAGTCCTTCCTGATGATCTGCTCACAGGTTGTCATTGCAATTTTGATAGAGCGATCTACCACCGGGTGCACAAGCTCCTGGACTGCTCGCTCCACTGATTGCCGCACACACTGTTTCAGCTGAGGATGAGTCTGTAGCAGAGGGATCTGAGGGGAAACATAAGAAAACGAAGAAAAACGTTTCAGAAGAAGGTGATAGTGTATGTAAATTAAGAGAAGGATTGAATTAAAATACATGCCAGTGGTGGACAGGGCCTAAACTGGCTCTTTTGCCAAACTCATCAAGGCCCTTGAGAATCTGAGCAAGTgtaacaacaacatgcacactaGAAAGGTAAACTAAGAACACCTGTACTGAGATCTGTATCTTTGGACTTAGTTATGTCAAATGTTTGTCCACTTCTTCTTGTGGTCAGGAAGTCAACACCATATTACATGCGTGGGATCCCTTCATCTATGTATACTCCTACCTACAGTGTGAATTGTTCACATGCATACAGCCGTCCCCACACAAGGGCCACGGTGAACTGGTCCTCATACTTACGTTGACATTTATGTTGATGTGTGGAACCAGGCCTGCCAAGGCGTACACATTGATGTCATGGTAACTGAACTGTGGAGTTGGGGGCCCAGTGGTTGTgcaagtggtggtggtggcagctGGAGTTGAGGGAGGAGCTGCAAATGGAACAAAGTCACCTGTTGGTCACAAAACGCTAATTTGATTAAAATCAGATGAAAAGGCAGATTATCCAGAAGATATGAACAAAATAtgaatgtacaaataaaaacacacaaacaaatttgACAAAACTAACATGAATACCGTCATAACCACAAATCATTTTTAGGATTTCTTTCTAGGTCATGTTGTACTGACACTGATATACTGATTAAATAGTGTGTGAATGAACCGTCAtcaaaataactcaaaacatATCTCCATCACTTAGGACAAGGCAGAGAGGGAAACAGTTATTCCAATATTTATAATAGGAATACTATACAAGGTTTATATGGAGCAATCACCTGTTGTAGAAACTGGCAGCATCTCTTCTGGAggctttgtctctttctttggcGCAGACAGCTGTTCCTCTAGAgtcttcagcttttctttgtctttcagcaGATTTCCTGGCTTCAGGTCGTTGATGTCCAGAGACAAGTTCTTACAAAGAACTTCAATCTCAAACTTCAAATTCAACTGGAGGAAACGAGAGCAGAATGTTAGCTattttttgtttgcctttttcAAGATTTTCCGAACTGAATCATCTAGTAGTTACTGGTAAacatatttttatcttatttgaCAACATGCGAATTCAGGTGCATTTTGGTTTGCAGATATTAGACACAGGTGAGTTATACTGAAAGTCAACTACATCACTGTAAGAAAATaagtaacaaaaacaatgtaataatCTGTCATCAAACCAAAATTCTAAAAGGAATTCAATAtggcctctttttaaaaatatatccaTATACTTCATACACTTGTCCAAGAGCTTTTTCAATgagtttttcattaaatacaaagAAGAGAACTCTCTTACCTTGAGGTCATGTTCCTGATGCAACTCAGCGAGCACATTCATGATGGCCATAGTCCAGGGATTCTGGGGCCTGAAAACCTacagcatcaaaaacaaaacaatgaataacCTGAATAACATCTAATTTTCATGTGACATATTTTGGCCATTTTCCCCACTGTGTTTAGAGGAAAGTAAGATATATTTGTCTGAAGCGTAATGGGCATGCTAGAACATTTTAAAACGGGGCAGTAAAGGGTAGAGTTAAGCGATCTAAATCTCTGTTGCTTACCATACTACGTAGACTAGATTCCAAAACCTTGGCCACAAAAGGAACCACATAAAGCAGCTCCTGCTGGCCTTTCACGTAGGCTTCCAGCAGCAGAGACTTGACTTCTAGATCctgacaaaagaagaaacataaTGATCAACTCTAAATCACAAGAACCGTCACATAATGTCACGACAGAATGAACAACATAGTATCCGGATCTTACTGTGTAGAGGATAGGCTTGTTTTTGGCCAGTGTAATCATGCCCAACCAGTGGCCCAGGTTCTTCAGCAGGGAGCGATCTGAGAAATTGGCAGCTGCCTTGTCTGAGGTCAAAAGTACCTGAAACAAAAAGATATCCGAGGGGAACTTTATTATTGTACTTATTCCAACAGCGTTACGTAGGAATACATCATCTACTCTATACAGTATGAGAATATGATCAAGACATGCTATTGTTCAATAAGACGACTCATGTGTGATGCCCCCCAACAAATAGTTTTTGGGCAGCAAAACACTCAAGGATATCAAATTTACAGCAGGCACcaaacaagaaaaagcaaaatctTCATGCTCTGAAGTTGCCAACTTCTCTTCCAAAATGTTACCTTGATATTTCGGTATGTTTCATTGAGAACCATCTTGACAAACTCTGGGTTCTTGAGTGTGTCCAGAAAGTTGGAGTAGAGACTGTGGAAGTTGGGTTCAATGCTGACACGCTTCATCACCAGGTACTGAGATACCCAAGGCATAAACTCTTCTTTCACCGTCTCTTTCAATTCCTCGACctgataaaagaaaatgtaattttaaaaactaTATTCTGATATCGAGACTCTGCAGATACAGTAATGTTTTTTCGGTTTCCGCTTACCTTCTGCGTCATGTTGGACTGAGAAAGGT is part of the Mugil cephalus isolate CIBA_MC_2020 chromosome 10, CIBA_Mcephalus_1.1, whole genome shotgun sequence genome and encodes:
- the cnot1 gene encoding CCR4-NOT transcription complex subunit 1 isoform X9, which produces MNLDSLSLALSQISYLVDNLTKKNYRASQQEIQHIVNRHGPEADRHLLRCLFSHVDFSGDGKSSGKDFHQTQFLIQECVSLISKPNFISTLCYAVDNPLHYQKSLKPSAHLFTQLSKVLKLNKVQEVIFGLALLNSSNADLCGFAAQFIKQKLPDLLRSYVDADLGGNQEGGFQDIAIEVLHRLLSHLLFGQKGASGVGQEQIDAFLKTLCRDFPQERCPVVLAPLLYPEKRDILVDRILPDSGELTKTIMETTLAELMQEVGYGFCASLDECRNVIVQYGATASQVAKVLGMMARTHSGLSDPMQIQSISAPGTGMWSDGKDKNDGSQAHTWNVEVLIDLFKEVNPNLNFKEVTYELDHPGFIIRDSKGLHIVVYGILRGLGMEVFPVDLIYRPWKHAEGQLSFIQHSLMNPEVFCFADYPCHTVAIDILKAPPEDDNREIATWKSLDLVESLLRLSEVGQYEQVKQLFSFPIKHCPDMLVLALLQISTSWHTLRHELISTLMPIFLGNHPNSAIILHYAWHGQGQSPSIRQLIMHSMAEWYMRGEQYDQAKLSRILDVAQDLKSLSMLLNGTPFAFVIDLAALASRREYLKLDKWLTDKIREHGEPFIQACVTFLKRRCPSIMGGLAPDKDQPKSAQLPPETLATMLACLQSCAGSVSQELSETILTMVANCSNVMNKARQPPPGVMPKGRAPSTSSLDAISPVQVDPLTGMGSLNLGGTAPSHTPSMQGFPTSLSSAFSNPQSPAKAFPPLSNPNPSTPFGGIGSLASQLPGPLGSGIGSGIGSSLGMPSVNTDPFGTRKMSTPGLNPPTFQQTDLSQVWPEANQHFSKEIDDEANSYFQRIYNHPPHPTMSVDEVLEMLQRFKDSTIKREREVFNCMLRNLFEEYRFFPQYPDKELHITACLFGGIIEKGLVTYMALGLALRYVLEALRKPFGSKMYYFGIAALDRFKNRLKDYPQYCQHLASIAHFLQFPHHLQEYIEYGQQSRDPPVKMQGSITTPGSLALAQVQAQTQSQQPAGLKAPQPGQPSTLVTTTTTATTATKTSTIARPTPSSFKKDVPPSINTTNIDTLLVATDQTERIVEPPENVQEKIAFIFNNLSQSNMTQKVEELKETVKEEFMPWVSQYLVMKRVSIEPNFHSLYSNFLDTLKNPEFVKMVLNETYRNIKVLLTSDKAAANFSDRSLLKNLGHWLGMITLAKNKPILYTDLEVKSLLLEAYVKGQQELLYVVPFVAKVLESSLRSMVFRPQNPWTMAIMNVLAELHQEHDLKLNLKFEIEVLCKNLSLDINDLKPGNLLKDKEKLKTLEEQLSAPKKETKPPEEMLPVSTTGDFVPFAAPPSTPAATTTTCTTTGPPTPQFSYHDINVYALAGLVPHININVNIPLLQTHPQLKQCVRQSVERAVQELVHPVVDRSIKIAMTTCEQIIRKDFALDSEESRMRVAAHHMMRNLTAGMAMITCREPLLMSIATNLKNSFAAALRAPTPQQREMMEEAAARIAQDNCELACCFIQKTAVEKAGPEMDKRLATEFELRKHARQEGRRYCDPVVLTYQAERMPEQIRLKVGGVDPKQLAVYEEFARNVPGFLPSNDLSQPTGFLAQPMKQQAWATDDVAQIYDKCMADLEQHLHAIPPALAMNPLTQALRSLLEAVALARNSRDGIAALGLLQKAVEGLLDATSGADADLLLRYRECHLLVLKALQDGRAYGPQWCNKQITRCLIECRDEYKYNVEAVELLIRNNLVNMQQYDLHLAQSMENGLHYMAVAFAMQLVKLLLVDERSVSHVTEADLFHTIETLMRTCAHSRANAPEGLPQLMDVVRSNYEAMIDRAHGGPNFMMHSGISQASEYDDPPGLREKAEYLLREWVNLYHSAAAGRDSTKAFSAFVGQMHQQGILKTDDLITRFFRLCTEMCVEISYRAQAEQQHNPAASAAIIRAKCYHNLDAFVRLIALLVKHSGEATNTVTKINLLNKVLGIVVGVLIQDHDVRQTEFQQLPYHRIFIMLLLELNAPEHVLETINFQTLTAFCNTFHILRPTKAPGFVYAWLELISHRIFIARMLAHTPQQKGWPMYAQLLIDLFKYLAPFLRNVELNKPMQILYKAVKGTLRVLLVLLHDFPEFLCDYHYGFCDVIPPNCIQLRNLILSAFPRNMRLPDPFTPNLKVDMLSEINIAPRILTNFTGVMPSQFKKDLDSYLKTRSPVTFLSELRSNLQVSNEPGNRYNIQLINALVLYVGTQAIAHIHNKGSTPSMSTITHSAHMDIFQNLAVDLDTEGRYLFLNAIANQLRYPNSHTHYFSCTMLYLFAEANTEAIQEQITRVLLERLIVNRPHPWGLLITFIELIKNPAFKFWSHDFVHCAPEIEKLFQSVAQCCMGQKQAQQVMEGTGAS
- the cnot1 gene encoding CCR4-NOT transcription complex subunit 1 isoform X5: MNLDSLSLALSQISYLVDNLTKKNYRASQQEIQHIVNRHGPEADRHLLRCLFSHVDFSGDGKSSGKDFHQTQFLIQECVSLISKPNFISTLCYAVDNPLHYQKSLKPSAHLFTQLSKVLKLNKVQEVIFGLALLNSSNADLCGFAAQFIKQKLPDLLRSYVDADLGGNQEGGFQDIAIEVLHRLLSHLLFGQKGASGVGQEQIDAFLKTLCRDFPQERCPVVLAPLLYPEKRDILVDRILPDSGELTKTIMETTLAELMQEVGYGFCASLDECRNVIVQYGATASQVAKVLGMMARTHSGLSDPMQIQSISAPGTGMWSDGKDKNDGSQAHTWNVEVLIDLFKEVNPNLNFKEVTYELDHPGFIIRDSKGLHIVVYGILRGLGMEVFPVDLIYRPWKHAEGQLSFIQHSLMNPEVFCFADYPCHTVAIDILKAPPEDDNREIATWKSLDLVESLLRLSEVGQYEQVKQLFSFPIKHCPDMLVLALLQISTSWHTLRHELISTLMPIFLGNHPNSAIILHYAWHGQGQSPSIRQLIMHSMAEWYMRGEQYDQAKLSRILDVAQDLKSLSMLLNGTPFAFVIDLAALASRREYLKLDKWLTDKIREHGEPFIQACVTFLKRRCPSIMGGLAPDKDQPKSAQLPPETLATMLACLQSCAGSVSQELSETILTMVANCSNVMNKARQPPPGVMPKGRAPSTSSLDAISPVQVDPLTGMGSLNLGGTAPSHTPSMQGFPTSLSSAFSNPQSPAKAFPPLSNPNPSTPFGGIGSLASQLPGPLGSGIGSGIGSSLGMPSVNTDPFGTRKMSTPGLNPPTFQQSKMKASDLSQVWPEANQHFSKEIDDEANSYFQRIYNHPPHPTMSVDEVLEMLQRFKDSTIKREREVFNCMLRNLFEEYRFFPQYPDKELHITACLFGGIIEKGLVTYMALGLALRYVLEALRKPFGSKMYYFGIAALDRFKNRLKDYPQYCQHLASIAHFLQFPHHLQECVQYIEYGQQSRDPPVKMQGSITTPGSLALAQVQAQTQSQQPAGLKAPQPGQPSTLVTTTTTATTATKTSTIARPTPSSFKKDVPPSINTTNIDTLLVATDQTERIVEPPENVQEKIAFIFNNLSQSNMTQKVEELKETVKEEFMPWVSQYLVMKRVSIEPNFHSLYSNFLDTLKNPEFVKMVLNETYRNIKVLLTSDKAAANFSDRSLLKNLGHWLGMITLAKNKPILYTDLEVKSLLLEAYVKGQQELLYVVPFVAKVLESSLRSMVFRPQNPWTMAIMNVLAELHQEHDLKLNLKFEIEVLCKNLSLDINDLKPGNLLKDKEKLKTLEEQLSAPKKETKPPEEMLPVSTTGDFVPFAAPPSTPAATTTTCTTTGPPTPQFSYHDINVYALAGLVPHININVNIPLLQTHPQLKQCVRQSVERAVQELVHPVVDRSIKIAMTTCEQIIRKDFALDSEESRMRVAAHHMMRNLTAGMAMITCREPLLMSIATNLKNSFAAALRAPTPQQREMMEEAAARIAQDNCELACCFIQKTAVEKAGPEMDKRLATEFELRKHARQEGRRYCDPVVLTYQAERMPEQIRLKVGGVDPKQLAVYEEFARNVPGFLPSNDLSQPTGFLAQPMKQQAWATDDVAQIYDKCMADLEQHLHAIPPALAMNPLTQALRSLLEAVALARNSRDGIAALGLLQKAVEGLLDATSGADADLLLRYRECHLLVLKALQDGRAYGPQWCNKQITRCLIECRDEYKYNVEAVELLIRNNLVNMQQYDLHLAQSMENGLHYMAVAFAMQLVKLLLVDERSVSHVTEADLFHTIETLMRTCAHSRANAPEGLPQLMDVVRSNYEAMIDRAHGGPNFMMHSGISQASEYDDPPGLREKAEYLLREWVNLYHSAAAGRDSTKAFSAFVGQMHQQGILKTDDLITRFFRLCTEMCVEISYRAQAEQQHNPAASAAIIRAKCYHNLDAFVRLIALLVKHSGEATNTVTKINLLNKVLGIVVGVLIQDHDVRQTEFQQLPYHRIFIMLLLELNAPEHVLETINFQTLTAFCNTFHILRPTKAPGFVYAWLELISHRIFIARMLAHTPQQKGWPMYAQLLIDLFKYLAPFLRNVELNKPMQILYKAVKGTLRVLLVLLHDFPEFLCDYHYGFCDVIPPNCIQLRNLILSAFPRNMRLPDPFTPNLKVDMLSEINIAPRILTNFTGVMPSQFKKDLDSYLKTRSPVTFLSELRSNLQVSNEPGNRYNIQLINALVLYVGTQAIAHIHNKGSTPSMSTITHSAHMDIFQNLAVDLDTEGRYLFLNAIANQLRYPNSHTHYFSCTMLYLFAEANTEAIQEQITRVLLERLIVNRPHPWGLLITFIELIKNPAFKFWSHDFVHCAPEIEKLFQSVAQCCMGQKQAQQVMEGTGAS